A region of Vitis vinifera cultivar Pinot Noir 40024 chromosome 15, ASM3070453v1 DNA encodes the following proteins:
- the LOC132255174 gene encoding uncharacterized protein LOC132255174, translating to MTGRTRGGRSERNEELETVREELREVRRELRETVELMRGQGSRRAGGTQGHEDSGHSHRRSRTERPVMSQMEAMKRFMVMQPPSFNGEPSAEAAEHWLRRMRRILVGLDIPEERRVGLATYMLVDKADFWWESMKRVYDTEVMTWEEFERIFLGKYFGEVAKHAKRMEFEHLIQGTMSVLEYESRFSELSRFALGMISEEGEKARRFQQGLRPAIRNRLVPLAIRDYSELVKRALLVEQDIDETNQIREQKGERKGKQRMEESSQGPQQRQRTQQFERRPSFYARGGQIAQGAAANRVCYGCGAGDHLWRACPLRGT from the coding sequence ATGACGGGAAGGACCAGAGGAGGAAGATCAGAGAGGAATGAGGAGTTGGAGACAGTTAGAGAAGAACTCCGAGAAGTAAGAAGAGAGTTGAGAGAAACTGTTGAATTGATGAGAGGCCAGGGTTCAAGGAGAGCAGGAGGTACCCAGGGCCATGAGGATTCAGGCCACTCACATAGGAGGAGCCGCACTGAGAGGCCAGTAATGAGCCAAATGGAAGCAATGAAGAGGTTCATGGTGATGCAACCTCCATCTTTTAATGGAGAGCCCAGTGCTGAAGCAGCTGAGCATTGGTTGAGGAGGATGAGAAGAATTCTGGTGGGATTGGACATACCTGAGGAAAGAAGGGTAGGTCTGGCAACATATATGCTTGTGGACAAAGCTGATTTCTGGTGGGAATCAATGAAAAGGGTGTATGACACTGAGGTTATGACCTGGGAGGAATTTGAGAGAATCTTCCTAGGCAAGTATTTTGGGGAAGTGGCTAAGCATGCCAAGAGGATGGAGTTTGAGCACCTCATCCAAGGAACCATGTCAGTGCTGGAGTATGAGTCACGTTTCTCAGAGTTGTCTCGTTTTGCTTTGGGAATGATcagtgaggaaggagaaaaggcTAGGAGGTTCCAGCAGGGGTTGAGGCCTGCTATTAGGAACAGATTAGTCCCACTGGCAATAAGGGATTATTCTGAGTTGGTTAAGAGGGCTTTGTTGGTGGAGCAGGACATTGACGAAACCAACCAAATTCGAGAGCAAAAGGGGgaaagaaaagggaaacaaagaatGGAGGAAAGTTCTCAGGGGCCACAGCAGAGGCAGAGGACTCAACAGTTTGAGAGGCGTCCCTCGTTCTATGCAAGAGGGGGGCAGATTGCTCAGGGGGCGGCTGCTAATAGAGTATGTTATGGTTGTGGAGCAGGAGACCATTTATGGAGGGCTTGCCCATTGCGAGGCACATAG
- the LOC100246155 gene encoding ent-kaurenoic acid oxidase 1: MGLASSWVLYTAIFAGALALRWVLLRVNKWVYEGRLKGKSYHLPPGDLGWPLIGNMWTFLRAFKTKNPDSFISNIVERYGKGGIYKTFMFGNPSILVTSPEGCRKVLTDDDNFKPGWPTSTEELIGKKSFVSISYEEHKRLRRLTSAPVNGHEALSLYIPYIEKNVISDLEKWSKMGNIEFLTGVRKLTFKIIMYIFLSAESGDVMEALEKEYTILNYGVRALAINIPGFAFHKAFKARKNLVATLQATVDERRQRERENSSAREKDMLDALLHVEDENGRKLTDEEIIDLLIMYLNAGHESSGHVTMWATLLLQGHPEIFQRAKAEQEEIVKNRPPTQKGLTLREVRKMEYLSQVIDETLRWLTFSLMVFREAKADVNIGGYLFPKGWKVLVWFRAVHYDPEIYPNPEVFNPSRWDNFTPKAGTFLPFGAGSRLCPGNDLAKLEISIFLHYFLLNYRLERVNPGCELMYLPHPRPVDNCLARVRKVA, translated from the exons ATGGGGTTGGCGAGCAGTTGGGTGCTGTATACAGCAATATTTGCTGGTGCTTTGGCTTTGAGATGGGTTTTGCTGAGAGTAAATAAGTGGGTGTATGAAGGGAGATTGAAGGGGAAGAGTTATCATCTTCCTCCTGGTGATCTTGGTTGGCCTCTCATTGGGAATATGTGGACTTTTCTCAGAGCTTTTAAGACAAAAAATCCTGATTCTTTTATCTCCAACATTGTTGAaag ATATGGAAAAGGCGGAATCTACAAGACCTTCATGTTTGGAAACCCCAGTATCTTAGTCACAAGCCCCGAAGGATGCAGGAAAGTCTTAACAGACGACGACAACTTCAAACCCGGCTGGCCTACATCCACTGAGGAGCTGATTGGGAAGAAGTCGTTCGTTAGCATTTCCTACGAAGAACACAAGCGTCTCAGGCGCTTAACATCAGCTCCTGTGAATGGTCATGAGGCATTGTCCTTGTATATCCCATACATAGAAAAGAACGTAATATCTGACTTGGAGAAATGGTCTAAAATGGGAAACATCGAGTTCTTGACCGGAGTCCGAAAGCTTACTTTTAAGATAATTATGTACATATTTCTTAGCGCCGAGAGTGGGGACGTAATGGAAGCTTTGGAGAAGGAATATACTATACTGAACTATGGAGTTAGAGCTTTGGCTATCAACATCCCCGGATTCGCTTTTCATAAAGCATTCAAG GCTCGGAAAAATCTGGTGGCTACTCTCCAAGCAACAGTGGATGAGAGAAGGCAAAGGGAGAGAGAAAATTCTTCAGCACGGGAGAAAGACATGTTGGATGCTCTGCTGCATGTTGAAGATGAGAACGGTAGAAAATTGACCGATGAGGAGATCATTGATCTTCTCATAATGTATTTGAACGCCGGCCATGAATCATCTGGTCATGTCACCATGTGGGCTACTCTTTTGCTACAAGGCCACCCCGAAATCTTCCAAAGAGCCAAG GCTGAGCAAGAGGAGATTGTTAAGAACAGGCCACCTACACAGAAGGGTTTGACCCTTAGGGAAGTTCGAAAAATGGAGTATCTCTCCCAG GTGATCGATGAAACGCTTCGTTGGCTAACGTTTTCACTGATGGTATTTCGAGAGGCGAAAGCAGATGTCAACATAGGAG GTTATCTTTTTCCCAAAGGATGGAAGGTTCTGGTTTGGTTCAGGGCCGTTCACTATGATCCCGAAATATATCCCAATCCAGAGGTGTTCAATCCTTCAAGATGGGAT AATTTCACACCCAAGGCTGGAACTTTCCTCCCCTTCGGAGCAGGCAGCAGGCTCTGCCCCGGAAACGATCTTGCCAAGCTGgaaatttccattttccttcACTACTTTCTTCTCAACTATCG GCTTGAGAGGGTTAATCCAGGGTGCGAATTGATGTACCTACCGCATCCAAGGCCTGTGGACAATTGCCTGGCAAGAGTGAGGAAAGTAGCCTAG